The Cyanobacteriota bacterium nucleotide sequence GAAACAATTGATCGTAGGAAAGGTGATTCTATTAATTTAAAAGCTAAGTTGATACAAGCTGGCTTTGATAAACTAACTTCTGAACAAAAATATTTTATTGTTGACGCTTTACTACGCACATATATATTAAATGAGAATGGTGAGCAGAAACAAGCAGAAGATGCATCGGTTACAAGATTTGTTAAATTAATAAATCAACTCAAATCAATTTCTACGACTCCATCACCTGAAATAGAATTACCCGCTGTAACTCCAATACCATTTGATTCTAAAATTGTTAGTCAAGGAGCAAGCTTAGTTCAAGATACAATTGATGCTACATCAAATGAGACTATAGATTTAGAAAAAATGATCTTAAGGCTCACTGGAGAGAGTGAACATGATTGGGATACATTGGTTGGTCATAGTGGGCGTGAAACTTTGTCACCTCAAGAGGCGGCAGACCATTACAGAAGGGTTGCAATTAATGATAAATTTGTTAATGGTAGAGATTCAGAGCCGATTATGCAAAATGCTTTAGAGATCTTGGCTCAGGCTTATAGACTTACTGAGGCTTATGGTTCATTTTCGAAAAATAAAGTAGAAGCTCTTGCAGAGATTCATGAAGAGATGATGAATATTGCACTTACTATGCTTACTGAGGTTTACTAAAACTCTCACTTTCAATAATTAGCCGATGTGGTTCCTTTGGTTTATAGTTTAGCTGCTCAAAGCCAACTGTTTCACCTGTGTTTTCATCTTTGATTAATAGGCTGCCATTACCTAGTTCTTCGCAAATATGATTTTCGCTAGGTTCGTGGAAATAGATAGTTAGAGTTTCACCAATAGTATCGTGTATAACTTTTATTTTCGCCATATTTCTTTACCTTCTTTTATTTTATCAGTAATGTAGGCAGTTTTCACAAAACCTATTCCATTAAGTTTTTTAAATATGACTACAAGCCAATATTGACCTTCTTTGATATAGCATAAAAAAGAATTGTCAATGTAAATGCTTTTTCTAATAATTTCGGGTTTTTTGATACATTCAACCAGCTTGTCAATTTTGCCTATGAGTTTAACGTGTTTCGTTTGTATTTTCCACCATTGCTCTTTTGTCATGCGTACTCTACATGATAAATAAGCCTCCACCTCAAACATTGCTTCAGGCAATTCAGTCTCATCTAAACTCACTTCCTATACCTCTCCCAATCAATAGACCTAAAACTCAGTGCTTCAGCCAAATGTTGAATTCGCATAAACTCACTAGCATCCAAGTTTGCAATAGTCCTAGCAAGTCGCAAAATCTTCTGGTGAGAGCGAGCAGAAAGATCTAGATTCAAAATAGCTTTGTCCATAAACTCCAGTTCGGTTTGTTCCAAGACAAGTCCCTTTGATTCTTTTATCGCAAACTGACGTGCTTGGATGATTTTAGTTTTGCAACTGTCAGTGAGACTAGAGTTTTTGACTAGAGTCGAGCCACTAGCACGGCGATTGAGTAGTTTGATTTGATCATAATCGAGCCGGCACAGTTCTATGTGCATATCGATGCGGTCTAATAATGGACCAGAAAGCCTACCTATGTAATTGCTTATTTGTTTTGGAGAGCAGCTGCAGGGCTTGACTGTGTCTCCCAAATAGCCGCAGGGACAAGGGTTGCAGGCGGCAATCAAAGTGAAGCTCGCCGGGAAGCGTAAGGATTGTCTAATGCGATTGATGTTAATTGATTTATCTTCAAGTATTTGCCTAAGCTGCTCGATGCTATGTCGGTTAAATTCTGTGAGTTCATCAAGAAACAAAACACCGTTGTGAGCCAAGCTCACTTCACCAGGTTTGACTTTGGAGCCGCCACCAACTAGTGCTGCGTTACTTGTGCTGTGATGCGGCGCACGTAGCGGCGGTTCGAGCATCAAGTCACCATTGCTCATACCACTTATGCTGTAGATCTTAGTTAGTTCAAGTGCTTGATCAAAACTAAGAGCTGGCAACAAATCAATGAAGCGATTAGCGAGCATTGATTTGCCGCAACCAGGTGGACCAATCATTAGTACATGATGCCCGCCCGCTGCTGCAATCTCCAAGCCACGTTTGGCTTGTTCTTGTCCAATAACTTCGCTCAGGTCGCGATTGGATTTTGTTTTGTTTTTGAGTTTTGTTCTGTCTAGTACCGGTACCTGATATTGTTCTAAGATTTCATTATTGCTTCTGTCAATTGCTTCAATCAATGATTGAAGTTCAAAGAGGTTTTTGATTGCATAGATTTCTGAATTAGATTTGCTTGCTAGTTTAATCAAGCTCGCTTCATTACGGTTATCATAGGGAACTACTATATGTTGGATCTTGGCTTCTTGCGCTTGCAAGGCTAGTGGTAGTAGCCCAATGATTTGTTTGAGCTTGCCATTGAGCGAGAGCTCACCAAAAAAACAACAGCTGGCAAGTAATTGAGGAGCTACATTAATATAGCCGTGATTGACCATCAGTGTTGCCGCGATAGCCAAATCAAAATGACTACCTTCTTTGGGCAAGTGAGCAGGAATTAAATTAACCAGGATCTTGCCAGCGTCAAGCGGATAGTTGCTTGATTCCAAAGCAGCTCTGACTCTATCTTTGGACTCGCTAATGGATTTACTAGCAAGTCCAACGATATTGAATCCAGGCATGCCGCCTCCAGAATCAAGTTCAACTTCAATAATTTGTGCGTTAATTCCCTCGAGGGTTGCGGAGTGAGTTTTGCTGTACATTGTAATCCCCATCTGTATATTCAAATGGGTGTTTTTTTCTTAGCCAAGGGTTAAATAGTGGAGTGCACAAAGGTGCTATAAGTCCAAATAGGCACATAAAAGTCATTGTAATTAGTTCACTAGTCTCGTATTTAGCTAGTTCACTTTGAATAAAGTTGTGCATTGTTAATGTCCCTTTCTTGCATAATTATATAGCTATTAGCAATATAGAGCAAACCGGCTATTAGAAAGAGGCAAGCAAGTAGCATTGGCCATAAGTTTGGTTTAAAGTTGGTAGTGATCATATTGAGAACTCCTATACAAAATGGTGTTGACAGAACCGACCCAAAAAAGAAATGTACTTTGGCTTCAAACTCCTTTGATCTATCATATATGTATACCATTAATAAATTTATAGCAAGGCTCAAATCAGAACGAAAGGGGTCATTTAACCCCTGGGTGTTTTCTGTGCATCCCTTTGTTTATAGGAGATTTAGCTGGATTGAGTTTTTGAGTGAGTTAATGTTTTTGATTTAAGGGGGTCATTTAACCTCTGACTTCTCGGTATCTTTTGTCCCGACATGTTATACTATTCTATTGGGGTTAAGGAGAATCAATGGCAAACGTAGTATTAGTTGGTAGTCAATGGGGCGATGAAGGTAAAGCAAAGGTAGTTGATTTACTATCTAAAAACGCCGATTATATCGTACGTTATCAAGGCGGTAGCAACGCTGGTCATACAGTGAACACTGGTGGCAAAAAGTATAAATTCCATTTAATTCCGTCTGGGATTCTAAATGAAGGAACTATTTGCATGGTTGGTAACGGTACGGTTATTGATCCTAAAGTAATTTTGCGTGAGATTAATGAGCTCAAGGATCAGGGTATTGATATGAGCAATTTGCAAATTAGCGCTTCAGCCCACGTAACAATGCCGTATCATCTTTTGATAGATGGTGCTCAGGAAGAGGCTCGTGGCTCTAAGAAAATCGGTACAACTTGCAGAGGCATTGGTCCTACTTATGCTGACAAGTCAGCACGTTCAGGTTTGCGCATGTGTGAACTTACTGATTCAAGCGCTTTGCTTGATAACCTCAAGACTTTGATTCCAGAAAAAAATATTATCCTTGATAGGCTTTATGGACTTGAGTCATTGAATATTGATGAAGTTTTTAGAGAGTATGCAGAATACGGTAAGCAACTTGCTCCTTATGTTTTTGATACGGCTGCAATTATTTGGGAAGCAAATAAGCAACGTAAAAATATTTTATTTGAAGGTGCTCAAGGAACTTTACTTGACCTTGATCATGGAACCTATCCTTATGTGACTAGCTCCAACCCTGTTGCTGGCGGCGCTTGCATTGGTTCTGGTGTTGGTCCCAACTTTATCGATAGAGTAATTGGAATTGCTAAGGCTTATACGACTCGTGTTGGTGAGGGACCTTTCCCTACAGAAGTTCAAGGAAGTTCAGCAAAGATACTTCGTGCCGAAGGAACTGCTTGGGAAGAGATTGGTACTACTACTGGCAGAGCACGTCGCGTTGGTTGGTTTGACGCTGTCTTGATGCGCTATGCAGTTCGTATCAATGGTATGGATTGTTTAGCTTTGACCAAGCTTGATGTGCTTGACGACCTTGAAGAGATTTTGGTTTGTAATGCTTACAAAGATATTCGCACTGGAGAGGTTTACAAAGATCTTCCAGCCAAGTCCAATTTCCTAAAATACGTTGAACCTATTTATGAGAAACTAGCTCCATGGAAAGATGAAGCCAAGTCTGTTGGTGCTACTGAAATTGGTCAGTTGTCACAGGGTGCGCTTAGCTATGTTCGCTACCTTGAATCAATTCTTGAGATTCCAATAACGATAGTTAGTGTTGGACCATCTCGCGAACAGACGATTGTGCTTGAAGATCCTATCCATGGTCCGAAGCGAGTGTTAGAGACTGTATAGGCTGCACTGAAAAATGCAAAATATCAACCCTTATCTGACACGTGCGGGTCCTTACAGACCCAACATGGGTCATACTTTTTCCTTTATTTTCAGCTCTTTTTCCCACAACCATGTTATACGGACAGAACCTTTTTCATGGACCCGACTAGAAAACTTCGTTTTTCAGCGTGTCCTTAACCAGGCAACGACATCTCTGGAATCCTTTCTATGATTGAGCTTGTGTAGTTCACCATATAACGGATGATCCAAGGTCCGGCAAAGAAATAACTAATAATCATGATGACTAGTTTAGGCACAAAGGTTAGTGTTTGCTCACTGATTTGAGTTAGTGCTTGAAACAAACTTATGAGCACACCACCAATCAGACTTGGTACCAAGATTGGAATAGAGACAATTGCTGCTGTCAACAATGCTTGATTTGATATATCTATAAATTGTGCTTGATCCATTAAGCAAATCCTTTCATTAAGCCTTCGCTCAAGAGTGCCCAACCATCAATTAATACAAAGAGCACGATTTTAAATGGCAGCGAGATAGTCGTTGGCGGCAAGAACATCAAACCAATCGAGACCAGGGCACTGGCTACAATCATGTCTATGATAATGAAAGGCATGAAGATCATGAAGCCAATTTTGAATGCTTTTTTTAATTCGCTAAGTATGAACGAGACTACCAAAATGTGAGGCGGCAAGTCATCAAGGCTTTCTGGTTTTTCGATGTCAGCAACTCTCAGGGCTAGTTCAAACTCAGAGCTATCAGTTTGTCTGATCATGAATTCCTTCATTGGATCAAAAGCACGCTTGAAAAAAGTTTGTTCATCTATTTGCTGTTGCATGAAGGGTTGCAGCGCTTCGGAGTTGACTCGATCAAAGGTCGGTTGCATAACCATGAAAGTCAAAATTAAAGATAGTCCAACCAGTATTTGTGTTGGTGGAAGTTGCCCTAGCCCCATTGCTGTTCTAAGCATTCCAAATACGATTATGAATCGTATAAAACTAGTGGTCATCAAGAATATTGATGGAGCCACACTTAGAATCGTGAGCATAATCAGGATTTGTACACCTGTACCTACGCCTTCAGTCCCGTCGCCAAGGCTGAGGGAAATGCCTGGAGCTGCAAGAACCGCTTGTGGGAGTAGTGTAAGAATTAATATCGCGAGTCTATGCATAGTTAGCCTTATACCTAGACGCTAACTATGAGTATATGGTTTCGAAAAGAATACAAAAACTGGGATCTATGATTGATAAACTGAGCTTATTGAGAATATTCGCAATAAGCTGCTATACTTAGGTTTAATGACAATAGACGACAAGACAGAAGAAATGCTTAAGAGCATGAGAGAACAAGGTTATCGGGTAACTCCTCAAAGAGAGACCGTAATTAGAATCTTTCACGAGGCAGGAGACAAGCATCTTTCTGCTGAGGATGTTTTTGACATACTCAAAGAAAGTAGTGAGCAGATATCACTTGCAACTACCTACCGCACCCTCAAAATGCTTGTCAAAATGAATATTTTGCGTGAGCTTGATTTTGCTGAAACCCACAAGCACTATGAGCTTGTTGATGCAGACGCGCCGCCGCATCATCATATTATTTGCCTCAACTGCAATAAAACAATTGAGTTTGAAGATGACTTGGTTAATGAATTAGGCAAACGTATCGCCGAAAAACACGGTGTTGAGATCGTTGATATGCAATTTCAAATCTTTGCGAATTGTCCACATGGAGACGATGACGAGCAAAGAACTCATAGGCAATAATTGGTTTCGTTGTTGGTACTAACCTTTGCATGAGATTAGTTTCAATTATAACTAGTCTACAACCACACCCTCAACCCTAACAAACTCAGGTTTCTTTTCTGCTAAATAGGCTCTGTAAAAATCGGCAGCATTCATTGGTGCTTTGCGCGTGTCCATATGCTCATTAGACTTGTTTTGAAAGTCAGAATTATCTCCGAAGGCAACACGCGCATTCCCCGCGGTTGCTACCTTTTTTTGAGCGACCTGTACATCAGAACTTTGTTTTGAAACAGGTCTATTTAATTGAGAAACAAGTTTACTGGCTTCATCGATAATTTTGCTTAGTGCTCTGTCTTTGCCGTTGTCATGGGCACGACGCGCCGCTTGAAGTACCTTATTGAGCATTTCAATAGTTTGGCGTTGATTGAGACCAAGATCTTCCATAGCTATAAAATGCCCAGAATCTCGGGGATAAGGCTAGGTCATTTGTATGGTAACTGACTTTGATTAATAGTGGAGCGTGTTATACACCCAGCCCAAATTACTAAATATAAAGATCTCAGTTAATAAATATGGGCTGGGTTACACGCCCCTAGTTGATAACCCCTAATTTAAGCAATTTCTTGGGAGTTTCATTACAAGCTTGCTTGACAGCAGCCTCAGGAATCCCAATAGCTATAGCGTTTTGGGCATGTTTGGCAAGACTCACAAGTCCTCCTTGTAGGTTATTGATTTCGGGCCGCAAAACCACTGAATCACTCACCAAAATCATTTTGTCTTTTTTCTTGGCGAAGAGCTTTTTTAATAGGCGCGGGTCGATATGTTCATCGCCATCTTTTTTTGAGCCAGCAATTGCCATACAATAGATGTTGGGGTTTTGATAAGCAGCAAGTCCAATACCACCATCTATTTCAGTATCTAATCTGCTTAAGTCAAGATCAGAGCAATCTCGTTGCTCGAAATCGTTCATTATATACATTGCGTTTCCCCAATGAGTTACTAAGTTCACGCCATAGTTTTCAAAAGCTCTCTGAGCCTCGTTATAACTAGCATTGCTGTGACCATAACTAACTAGGATGCCATTGTCTTGAGCTAATCTGGTGACTTCACCTTGCGGGTCTAGCTTGGGACAAATCGTCCACAGCTTGATCAAACCAGGGAAATCAGCGATCAATGATTTTGCTTCTTTATAATTAAGTGCAGTTGCATGCTCTGGTGGATGCACTCCTAAACGGGTGATCAAGCCACCTTCAATGTGAACTCCAAGCAAATTCTCATTAGCAAACTTGTTACTGTAGTTTTGAATGCGTTTGAGATTTGTCACAAAGCTGTCATAGCTTGAAGTGATTATGGTGGCCAAATATTGCTCCACTCCTTTTTTATTTAGGTAGTCATTCAGTGAATTTATTGATGCATCTTCTGGGGCCTGCCAGAAATTACAAGAAAAATCCTCCGTTGCCAAGCCATTAATTTGCAGATCAAGCATATAAACATCATATCTCTTATCTAGGATGAATTTAATCAAGATATTCTCGGCAACGACGGAGCTTGTGCTGAAAACCTGAGCCCACAAGGTTTTTCGGCTAGTCAAAATTATTCAATTTTGCGGAACAGTAGTTATTAAAAATTAAATTTGTAAAAGACAACAGCTATTGTATTGTACAAATTAAGGTTTTTATGAGACTATAATGCCTGATGGTTAACCTGGACTGGTTAGCTATGTTCTATCTCATCGAGATAACGAAGAACAAAATAGGAGATAAATTTATGAGAAAATCAATACTTTTAGCTATGTTGCTTTTACTTAGTGTATCTAGTGCAAATGCTGCATTAGCCCCGCTAAATGTACAACAAGCTACAATTGACAC carries:
- a CDS encoding DUF2283 domain-containing protein encodes the protein MAKIKVIHDTIGETLTIYFHEPSENHICEELGNGSLLIKDENTGETVGFEQLNYKPKEPHRLIIESESFSKPQ
- a CDS encoding DUF4258 domain-containing protein; this translates as MSLDETELPEAMFEVEAYLSCRVRMTKEQWWKIQTKHVKLIGKIDKLVECIKKPEIIRKSIYIDNSFLCYIKEGQYWLVVIFKKLNGIGFVKTAYITDKIKEGKEIWRK
- a CDS encoding YifB family Mg chelatase-like AAA ATPase, coding for MGITMYSKTHSATLEGINAQIIEVELDSGGGMPGFNIVGLASKSISESKDRVRAALESSNYPLDAGKILVNLIPAHLPKEGSHFDLAIAATLMVNHGYINVAPQLLASCCFFGELSLNGKLKQIIGLLPLALQAQEAKIQHIVVPYDNRNEASLIKLASKSNSEIYAIKNLFELQSLIEAIDRSNNEILEQYQVPVLDRTKLKNKTKSNRDLSEVIGQEQAKRGLEIAAAGGHHVLMIGPPGCGKSMLANRFIDLLPALSFDQALELTKIYSISGMSNGDLMLEPPLRAPHHSTSNAALVGGGSKVKPGEVSLAHNGVLFLDELTEFNRHSIEQLRQILEDKSININRIRQSLRFPASFTLIAACNPCPCGYLGDTVKPCSCSPKQISNYIGRLSGPLLDRIDMHIELCRLDYDQIKLLNRRASGSTLVKNSSLTDSCKTKIIQARQFAIKESKGLVLEQTELEFMDKAILNLDLSARSHQKILRLARTIANLDASEFMRIQHLAEALSFRSIDWERYRK
- a CDS encoding adenylosuccinate synthase; amino-acid sequence: MANVVLVGSQWGDEGKAKVVDLLSKNADYIVRYQGGSNAGHTVNTGGKKYKFHLIPSGILNEGTICMVGNGTVIDPKVILREINELKDQGIDMSNLQISASAHVTMPYHLLIDGAQEEARGSKKIGTTCRGIGPTYADKSARSGLRMCELTDSSALLDNLKTLIPEKNIILDRLYGLESLNIDEVFREYAEYGKQLAPYVFDTAAIIWEANKQRKNILFEGAQGTLLDLDHGTYPYVTSSNPVAGGACIGSGVGPNFIDRVIGIAKAYTTRVGEGPFPTEVQGSSAKILRAEGTAWEEIGTTTGRARRVGWFDAVLMRYAVRINGMDCLALTKLDVLDDLEEILVCNAYKDIRTGEVYKDLPAKSNFLKYVEPIYEKLAPWKDEAKSVGATEIGQLSQGALSYVRYLESILEIPITIVSVGPSREQTIVLEDPIHGPKRVLETV
- the fliQ gene encoding flagellar biosynthesis protein FliQ, with the translated sequence MDQAQFIDISNQALLTAAIVSIPILVPSLIGGVLISLFQALTQISEQTLTFVPKLVIMIISYFFAGPWIIRYMVNYTSSIIERIPEMSLPG
- the fliP gene encoding flagellar type III secretion system pore protein FliP (The bacterial flagellar biogenesis protein FliP forms a type III secretion system (T3SS)-type pore required for flagellar assembly.) — protein: MHRLAILILTLLPQAVLAAPGISLSLGDGTEGVGTGVQILIMLTILSVAPSIFLMTTSFIRFIIVFGMLRTAMGLGQLPPTQILVGLSLILTFMVMQPTFDRVNSEALQPFMQQQIDEQTFFKRAFDPMKEFMIRQTDSSEFELALRVADIEKPESLDDLPPHILVVSFILSELKKAFKIGFMIFMPFIIIDMIVASALVSIGLMFLPPTTISLPFKIVLFVLIDGWALLSEGLMKGFA
- a CDS encoding Fur family transcriptional regulator, giving the protein MTIDDKTEEMLKSMREQGYRVTPQRETVIRIFHEAGDKHLSAEDVFDILKESSEQISLATTYRTLKMLVKMNILRELDFAETHKHYELVDADAPPHHHIICLNCNKTIEFEDDLVNELGKRIAEKHGVEIVDMQFQIFANCPHGDDDEQRTHRQ